The Drosophila sechellia strain sech25 chromosome 2L, ASM438219v1, whole genome shotgun sequence region CCTTATCTGGGAGTAGTAATTTGTGCCCAAATCAGACTGCTATTTCGTATTTGTTACGCCACAAATACTTTTATAAATCTCTAAGCAATTCATTATGAATCTTTATCTTTCTAAGAAGCCATTAGAAACGAAAGtcgtattatatttttttttatagttcTTGTCTATGGCAATCTTATTGTCGTTTGATAAGATGTGGTCGAATAGAAATTAATTAGATATTTTTGTGGCTGATAGATTTTAATTATAGAAAAAGCCTTTAACTTTTCACCGATATTAAAAAATGGCTTTGAACAATGTTCTTAATAATATTGAGATTTacaatcaaaactttttaTACTGATTTTCTTGAAACCTGAGCATTATCATGTTGATTTGTAGACTTCATTTGTAGTCTTCTTTTTTTCTAAGCAACACCATAGAAGtttttgtataaatttaataGAAGGAAAGTGTTGTAAATTAAGCATTCATGATTATTAGATTTTGCAAACATGAACATTATGTTTAACATAAAATTACCTAACTCCGCCTTCTAATTCCTCATATATGTTTTTAGAGGCTATACCACTTATGAAATACTATTTAgaaaccattttcatattgttaaataaatatgtaagtaACATGtacaaattacaaatattttcgaTAGCTTATCTAAAAGAATCAATGTTATTGTACAGCATTAGGACAATAGTTTCGGGATGGTATGTAGATAACGATAGCCCCACTTGGAACCCCCTACTTCCTGATTAAAGTCAATCTAATCCCTCTGAgatctcctcctcctcctgcagcACCATTTTCGCACCATTGACCTCGTTGAACGTTTTGCGTCTGAACAAGAACTCGCTGACCGCGATGTCGCCGAGTGTGTTCCAGGATGTGGTCAGTCTGAACTACATCGAGATGGTGAACACCCAGTTCTACGGGGCCACGCTACTGATGAACTACGAGGCGGTGGTGTGCACCAATGACGAGTCCTGCCAGTACAAGTCGGCCGAGTGGCAGTGCGATCCCCGATGTATCTGCTGGGTGCAGCGGAGTATCGGCAGTCTGATCGTGGATTGCCGAGGAACCAGCCTCGGGCAACTTCCGCATCTGCCACGCACCACGCTGCTGAGTACGGTGCTCAAGGTGGGCAACAATAGCCTCACCAGTCTGCCCACCGTGAGCGAACACAGTGGTTATGCCAATGTGAGTGGACTCTTTCTGTCGGACAATAACCTGACCACCCTTGGAAGCGGTGATCAGCTGCCCGAGAATCTCATCCATCTGGATGTGCGAGGCAATCAGATTCAGTCACTCAGCGAGGAGTTCATATTGTTCCTGCAGGAGCCGAACAACACAATGACCCTATCGTTGTCGGGAAACCCCATCTCCTGTGGCTGTGAATCCTTGTCGCTTCTCTTCTTTGTGCGGACCAATCCGCAGCGGGTGCGGGACATCGCCGATATTGTTTGCACCAAGCAGAAAAAGGCTTTCCAGCAGATGGAGGCCTTCGAGCTGTGTCCATCGTATGTCCTGCTCATCAGCTGTGTGGTCGGTGGCCTGGTGATCGTCATCTGTCTGCTCACCGTGTTCTACCTGATGTTCCAGCAGGAGCTGAAGATCTGGATGTACAACAACAATCTGTGCTTGTGGTGGGTCTCCGAGGAGGAGCTGGACAAGGACAAGACCTACGACGCCTTCATCTCGTACTCGCACAAGGACGAGGAGCTGATTAGTAAGCTCTTGCCCAAGTTAGAGAGTGGTCCGCATCCCTTCCGGCTGTGTCTGCACGATCGGGACTGGCTGGTGGGCGACTGTATTCCAGAGCAGATCGTTCGCACCGTGGACGACTCGAAGCGTGTGATCATCGTGCTGTCACAGCACTTCATCGATTCGGTGTGGGCCCGCATGGAGTTCCGGATTGCCTACCAGGCCACTTTACAGGACAAACGCAAGcggatcatcatcatcctctACCGGGAACTGGAGCACATGAACGGCATCGATAGCGAACTGCGGGCCTATCTCAAGCTGAACACCTACCTCAAGTGGGGTGATCCGCTCTTCTGGAGCAAGTTGTGCTACGCGATGCCGCACAATCGCAGGGTTCTGAAGGGCCAAAAGAAGCATGCGGGGCCGCTAATCTGAGGCTTGAATAAAATTTAAGATATTTTAGATGAATATACTCACTCTCTTTCAGTTGAGATTCTCCTAGAGATCCACACTGGTGAGGCAATCTTGGGCCTTAAAAGCTAATCTGCATGCCTTGCTTATTTTACATACATCCTAAgtaatttaacttatttttaagCAAACTGATGACCTTACGATTTCTTTTCCAATTTATCggaaattatatatttacaaagTAATTTTACAAGTAATATTTACAATATGATAATAATGTCCATAATagtgaaaaatataaaaacatatcAACATATAGCTTCTATGACTGTTTAACCTAATTAATGCATTCAAATGGGCAGTTAATCTTTGTGTTTCAACGAATTCGATAATAAATTCATCTTCATATTCAGATTGCAAGAGCTTTAATTTGAACAACTAATAAATTGTCACAATAATTAACTCAGTCGTTAGCATCAACATTTGCAACATTTAATGGAACACACAATCGGTCGATTGCCATTAATCAATTAGCTCAATTAAAATGATGATTATGTGTTAATTAGAGCTTTGGATGAATTTATGACACTTATTATACGAATTATTTTCCGCTAAATCGATGATGATAAGAAAAAATAGTAATGTATATACAAGTTAGAAGCTGCCAgataatgaaaatattattatttccacGCGCCTTAGCTTCTTCTTAAAACAAGTTACAAAGAAACAATGTAAAGAATATCAAATTAATCACGTTTAAAAAGCTTTTCATTGctgtaaatttttaattcaccGAGGGACCCACAAAGTGGACAGTGTTTGAGCCCTCGTCCAAATATCCCAGCTGGCTTAGGCTTTTGGATGAGCTGGTCCTTGTTGGCGGTCCTTCCTTTTGTTTCCAGCAATGTATTCTGCCTGGATTGTGTCATTTTTCGCATgagattttaattaaattttaaatttcaaaacatTCGGCTGCTTTGTGTGCGCAAATAAAATGCCATTTGGtcttaaatgaattttaacAGCTGATGTGTGCATAAATAAACATGAACTGCTGCTCTTCTGCatgaataaaaattaatttttccaaAGCTGCACGCTTTTATTCCACATTATTATTTGACAAAGTCACCACATTATAACCATGGGCATTCGTGGGCAATaatatttgcaatttataCGGGCAGAgttgcttaaatatttattcaggCACATGCTTTAAGCAGCCCTCATGGCCTCCTCTTCAAACTCTAATTATCCACTTCGGTAATTGCGCTGGCCTTCATTGCTCAGTTGAGTCGAGCACTGGAGCCCTTTCCCCAAATAGGCCGATTCAGGCCCAAAGTGGCGAGCCAAGCCAATTCCCAGCCAGATATAAGTGAAAGTATATGTAATAACCAAGAGGGCAGGGAAAAACATTTGGCCAACTTGCGCTCCCTACACTGTcagcccttttttttttgccgcacGATTGCGTGGCCTTTTgtccacccaccacccacaagcCACCATCAAAGTGGGTGGGTTGGGTGGTTCTGCAGAGCGTCTTTGAAGATTCATTGCCTGCCCGCTGGCCAACACTTTGTGGGCGAGTCGAACAAAAGAGTAAGGGTCATGGGGCAAGGGACACAGCTAGAGCACTTATTTATAACGCTTAGTCTTTAAACttaaaaactgaaatatttCCACTATACTTTCGTATATAAGTTAGAACTTAAATTCcccaaattaaaaatgcaacaTCAACTGCATTTTTTAAAACTCATTACTATTTAACAACTGCGCGCTGTGATAAATTACTTTTCTACAGCCAACTGAATGGCGGAAATTCAATCTTTTTGTAATTCAACATTGTGATTCGCTTTGAGTGCGGCATCCAGTTCAATTTTGATTGTAAAAATGCTCAGTTGAATTATATTTCGCTTTGCCTTTGTGCCCCTCAAAAAGTTTGTAAGTGATGACATTTGATTGCTGCCCAACACTTTGCAGCTGCCATTGTATAATCATCTGGGCTCATTTTTCATAAACTTACACTCGAAGCCGAAGTCCGAGTCCTGGAATCTGGGTGTGAGTAGTTATCACAAACATCTGTTTGCCACTGCCTTTCATTTATCACGAGTTTTGCGAAGAAAACTATAATAAAACCGATGCTGCCCATTGCCAGGGCTTTTGGCTACGTGATTCAAAGGCCAACCGTTTGCCACATTAATTTCGCAGTGGCTAGAAATTCAAGCTGGGATTCCCTGGCGTTGAACTACTTAGTAGCCATAAAGTAAGGATGTGTGGCTCACAAGGGGCTAGGATGGTTGGATCGAACGGATGCCATCAATGGATTTCTGGCCTGGCGCCATCAGCTCcatcagcaccaccagcagcagcaattcgAGTCGAAAGCGGATGCAAAATGCTAAATTGTTGCTGGCTCTGAGTCAGCTTTTGGTGGCTCCATTGACGATGTCTCCAGCCATTTGAGCACACAAATCATTGCAAATGCATACGgcgaataaatatatatgcggTATAGTATTTGCTGATACCTACTTGGCCACAGTCATACACGTACTATACATGGCTTTTATTACATGGGATTTTATTGCTTTTCATTGCCGGCTTTCTCGCCACTTTCAATGTATGCAGATTATTAGGCTTACTTTTCAATGCCCCAATGCACTTTCAACAATTGGGTGAAGTTCGTTTGGCAATGATAAAGTGTCAGCAACTCGAGTTAATTAATTGATATTAAGCtaataaatgtaattaaaatgcatcCTTGCATCCTTTGTGCTCctttaaatacaataaactTCGTGCAACTTTCGGCACTTTGTGTGGTgtggtgtggtgtgtgtgtgtggctgcaACCTCGTTGCGGTTATGTCCTGCAATTAGTGGAAGTTTTATTGCACACTTTCGTGCCATGTGGCCCGGCCAGGAAATGCATTTCGATGTCCGACACAAAGAGGTCATTAACAAGTGCAGACTGCAGAGTGCAGAGTTGGTCGGGTGCGGTTTCCTTTTCTTCGGTTTCTCTGTGCTCCATGCGCCAACTGATGCATTCATTATATATTGACAGGAAATCACACCATAGCcatggcatacagatggcctGCAAAATAAGCAATGCGTATAAGTTTAAGATTGCATTTCAATCTGCTATGTGGGCACAAATAAATCACTTTTCTACTAATAAAGTTAAACTAGAAAGCTCGAATTTATTGGAATTTCTAAGAATGATTTCCCAATAAGTTGGAGTTAATGGAGTGTATTCtgatgaaaatgattaattaaaaaaaatcttCATTTAGTTTCAAATCCAGTAATAGCTGTAAGCAGCGTCTCGGTGGCGTATACGTAGTTTTTTCCTAAACGCTCCAAAGTGTTGATTTAATATTTTGCTTAATAGATTCCATGTTCCACTGTCCTCATGCTGGCAACCTGACAGCTTTGGTATTGGATTTCCCCCATCGCCTGGCAACCAGGCGCACTTATCTTTGATTGCGTGCAATTTACGTTGGGCCAATTGTTCATATTTTTGGTTTCGGGCGCGTGGCTTAGCTGCTGACCTTGCCCAGTGGGCTGCCCGGCCAGAGGCGCGGTAGATAAACGACCACCTCGATGGGGGGTGCCCCAAAATGCAGGGGCGCAGGCCGAGTGAAAAACTACAGAAGGCGTTAAATCATGAATGCAAGCGACTGCTGATGGCTGCACTTCCTCCACATCTCCTCAACCGACGACTGCTGTCAGATGGAAAAAATCCGCACATTTTTCAGACACTGAGTGGCCGGCTAAACCGCTGGTTCCACTTCGCCCAATGGCCGAAAATCAATCGCACTCGGCATTAATCAAAAACCCATTTATCTGCTAGTGAGCAGGCCGTTCTCCCGGAGGTTTATTAGCTGCCGGCTGGCCACGGTCGGTGATTAGTTGAACGTTAACCCCGGGCAGGGACACACTTCCTAGCGGGACCCACAAAAACTGGAGGAATCGAGAAAAAAGTGCAGGCGAGCCGGGCGAGTGAACGAAAGTGCAAATTGCAATGAATATTTCACGCGAAATGGGACTTGATGGGGATAAATTTCGCTGGCTTGTTGGACGAATTGGCGGGCCGGTCGAGAATCATTAATATCGCCAACAGCAGGTGACAACTGCCAGGTGCACTATCGTCAAATCCATTAGTGTTCCACTTTGTTGAAGCCATGTGAAGAAGGTGCCAGCACGCTCACCTACAAGCCACACAAGCCACAAACGCCATTCGACCGGCTATATCCACCCACTTTCAATTTATGTTCGGAACAGAACTTGAATCCGGTTATAGTTAAAGGGTATCCACGTAATACTtgccataaataataaacgCCCTGCATGTGAGGCACTCTTGAAGAAATGACTAAGTTGGGAGCTGCCAGTGAGCTTCAGCTGGAATTCAAAGCCAGTTCCGGGTCAAGTGGATCAGCAGCTAGTTGTGCATCGTCCTCGAGCGCAAATTGGATTACCCATCAAACGGCAAGAGAGGAACAATAGCCAATGCCTGACAGGATGCTTACCCTCAGTGCGCGTAATCTTTTGGTATGTTGGCTTTGTTCAAAAACATATGAATTATGCAAGCACGTTTctttataaacaaacaagaGAGGTAGTTtgcctcgactatcagatgcCGTGTACCAAGCCTAAGGTAGTCTAAGGAGATACAAATTTTTCTATAAAGTTCCTAAAGTGTGCCTAAACAATTTGAATACTCCTGGGACTATTGAATGTAAGTAAGGCATTATTACCAACTACTcccaaaattaaattttctcgAATATGAGCAGAATAGCTACTATGTTATGGAAAAAACTTACATTTGCAATTCGATAGAATATTTTAATGAACGTCAATGTTGCAATATATGGTGGATGTAGATATTTCTTTGGACTTCTGCTTACTTTAAAAGAAAATAGGAAATCGTACGGTCATGCCCTGATCCAGGCAGTGTGTTGACTAGTCGGCGTGAAGGTGCTGTTGGCGCTTGGCGCGCCCCTTTCCGAGCTTTTTGGACCTAAGCTTGGCCATGTGCGACATAACTAGGTAGCTGCCCGGCACGATCAGCAGCATTAGGTATATTTTCAGGAAGAGAGCCATGTCAAAGGTGATGTTCCAGGAATTAGGCATTTCCACGGTAAACCGTTTCGTCTCTTCGATGTAGGGAATATTGCGCAATACGATAATGCCCTCGCACAGGATGCCCATTGGATAGAGCGGTATCCAGATGGTGTACCTCAGCCAGGTGAGCAGGCCCACCTCGCGGCCCAGCAATTGAGCCAAGTAGTAGGGATATCTGTGGGGGTAAAGTTCAGTAGATAAGACATTTATCCATATTCCGATAAAGTCGCCGCACACTCACCGCACCAATTCGACCAGAGACCATATTATAAAAACGTAGAAAACGACGGGCTTCGCATACATGCGCGGTTCCATGTCGATCATGAGATACAGGATGAAGTTTCGTCCGGACACCTGGAAGAAGGGCACCACAGGACTGCCCTTGGTGTAACCGAACATGGGGTGCATCACCTCCAGATACTGCAGCAACTGGATAAACTTGAAGGCGTTGCCCACATTGGCGTAGGTTTTGCCTATGCTATCGACGCCATCGCGATAGTAGAGTACTCCCATTACAACCATAATATACAGGTAGCCCACGAACATGGCCAGGTTGTAAAAGATCATGTACACCTTCTTGGTTTTTTCTGTGGGATAAACAAAAGGGGGTTGTTATCACATGACGAATGCAAGTGGGGTAAAATCTATCTTACCCTTAATGTAACCCAGCTCGCTCTTCTGGAGATCGGCGTACTCCTTCTCGTAGTCCTGGCGCACATCGCGCGGCTTCTCCTCCACCTCGACGTCGTCCTCGGTGCGCCAGCGATCGAAGTCGATCTTGAGCCAGTGGGGCTTCTGGGGTGTGGCCACCAGGCGGGGCCACCACTCCGGCTCCAGTTTGCGTATCTGAAGTTCGATCTTGTTGTCGCTGACTACGAAGGTGGCATTCTCGTCGTCGATCAGGGCGTAGAAGTGCAGATCGAACTTGTAGGCATTCACTCCACGAGCTCCGTGGCCGTTGGCACTGAAATTCACCGAAACCGGCGAAAAGTCCGCGATGGCGCCCTAGaaatacattttcaatttccattattgatttttcacttGTGGTTGGCCGGTATACCTATGCAAATGCATGCCCACCTACCTTGGCATCTTTGAGGTCCACTTTCAGTAATAGGGTTTGCTTGGTCTGCGACCAGTAGACAAACGGACTGAGATTTGCCATTTGGTCTTATCAAACTAATATAAACATCTCCAAACCGAAAATAACCTTTGATTACGCTGCGAATGCGTTTTACAGCACTGGTTGTGTGACCATACAAGGGGTGTTGGATATCCGTCAAATCTGGTATATTTCAGATACCGAAAGCATATCTACGCTAGCTGGTGGGGAACTTGGATGGGATGGTGTGGAACTTTGCTTGCTTTAGAATATGATTTCCTATTGGAACTTATGCcgttaattttttaatttcccaacggaattttttttactacattaaaatttgtttttttaatgctaaaacaaaatattttaatatttaaattgttaggaatttaaatgcaatgcaatgaTTTTTTAACTATTGCCTCATCAATctaaaaatttatataaatcaaaaattggAGCTTACGAAattatgcttataaaaatattttattttaattttggtcAAATCTTTGAACAAActatcctttaaaattagtttctAAGCTACAAAAAGGGATagctttaatttttataaaaataattccaacatatttttgtgtatttttctATCGTGAGTTTTTTGGGTCATTTTGATTTATGGGCCGCCACCGCGAAAGTCGGAAGTTGTCAGACAACGGGGCAAAAACAAAGCCGAATAAGCGGGAAATCCTCGGAATCGTCGAGGACCTCGACTGGGTGTGTGTGCTCGTGGGAGTGTGTTTTTGGGGTATCAGgcgtatatatatttatatatacatgttCGGCCAGACATGGCCGCACTGCTGTTGTTCTTTGGGCTTCCTTCCTTTTTGAGCCGGTGGCGGTGCTAAAACAAAAGGCGACAACTTGTCAGGCTTGTTTTGCCATTGGATTTTGTAACTGAAGCGAGCACAAATGAAATGGAGCATACGTGGGCTAGGACTAGGAGTGCAGGAATCGCCATTTCTAATCCAGATGGGTATTACTATTTTCTACATCTCTTTCGCAGCCATCACAACCAGCACAATCCCATATCATTTTGCACACTGGCGTAGGCCAAGAAACGGGCGGCGGAAAAGAAAATGCTGCGATTTCTCAAGAACCGATAGACACGGCGTCCGCCCAGGCACCGTTATCGTACCGCCCATCTATCTAAATGTATATGCTTAGCTGTATCTttatccgtatctgtatcttcgTGTCAAGGTAAGTCTACTCACTAAGCTCCCTTATAGGTTTACCTTTCGGAACATCGTAAGTGTTGCAAAGTTCTCAGGCACCTCggttaaaaaagaaaataaaaacaaacacttGTTTTTCTTATCCGTgaaattttattgatttagCTTTTTAAGAGGGCCCTGCATTTGCATTATTGATGAATGCAATTTTGTGGCCAGCGAAACGAACAACGACCCTTTGTGGCACTGACCCTAAAATATTCCAAGCCGTTTAATTATGCATGCTCGGCCTGTATGGGAAGGTCAACCTCCTTAGTAAACAGATGTTTCCCTTGGCCAGTCCATcgtggcgtatacgtgatgCAAACTGACGCACTTTAGTGTCCCTAATCACCGTTAACGACAACGCTGTATATGCTCGCCCCAGCGACATATAGAACCTCCTATGTAACGCCCATATATCATGATAAATAGGAATGCGCCTGCTGACATTTCATTCCACCCCCCGAAAAAAACCCAAACTCAAGCCACAAATGCTttcatattttgtttgttgtccATTGGCACCCAAACAAAGCGCAGCAAATGGTTAAGGTCAAGTTGGGCGCGTGTCGAAGTGGAGGAACAGGATACGGAGGATGTCAAGTTATGACTGAGTGTTTGTGGGTGGCAAGGGAGCCGGATACGGAGTCTTCGGGTCTATTGAATGTGGCATGCGTGCTCATATATGTTCTAATTAGGGATTCGACAAGGAAACAAGTCATAAATGTCAGGGTATCGAGAAATACACTGCAAAAGTAAATaacttgaaaataaaaaatgggaGCTGGAAATGgctaaaataattttgacaATTGTACACGAGAAACTcgcaattattttattttttctttgtattaaccatttattttttcaacatAGAATTTAGAGCtgtctttttcttttttcaaaaCGCACTACCTAACCTACATTCCAACAAGCTTAGCCAGATCCCTGGTAACCTGATTTTTGGGAATCTTCGGTTTGGTGGGTTGTCTAGTAATGAGCACCTCGGTGGTGGCCAAAAGGGAGGCGATTCCGGCGGCAGCCGTCATGGCTGATTGCAACACTTTGGTAGGATCCACAATTCCCCGGACCACAAGATCGTCAAATTCCCCAGCGGAGGCATCATATCCGTAGTTCCCACTGCCCTTTAAAACCCGACGTAGTACCTCATTGGGGTCCACTCCAGCATTGCGGGCGATCGTATAGCATGGTAGTCGTAGAGCGTCCTTTACAATCTCCCTGCCAACCTGGAGCTCCATTATCTCGGTTGGCGGCAACTCGTCCAAAACTGGAATGCATCGTAGATAGGCGGTTCCTCCTCCGGGAACCACACCATCACTTATGGCCACTCGAACGGCGTGAAGGGCATCGTTGAAGCGATCCTTTCGCTCGCTCACCTCCAGCTCACTGGTACCGCCCACGAAAATGGTGGCCAGTTGACCCTGCAAGCGACCAAGTCGTGTTTTCAGGCGGTCCAGTTCCACATCGGTGAAAGCCTCATCGATCAGCTCACGAATGTGCTGGATGCGGCACTGCACCTGCTCCTCGTTCACATTGATCGGTTGCAAAAGGTGCGTTTCCTTGGCGTCCACCACCGCCTCCCGCACCTCACCCAGATCCTCCTCGCTAAGATCCACCAGACTGGAGGCATCCTCCAGAAGATGGGCACCCGTAGCAAAAGCTAAATCCTCCATTTCCTCGCACTGCTCGTCCCCAAAGCTTGGGGCCTTCACAGCACAGACCTGAACTCGACCTTGCAGATTATTGAGCACTAAGATCTTAAGCAAATCGCTACCAAAATTTTTGGCAATGATCAGAAGGGGTCGTTCTTTTAATCTCGCCAACTCGAGAGCGCGAAGGATCTGATCCACTTGATCAATTTTGGCCATTGTGAGAAGTAGCAAGCAATTCTCCAATTCCAGGGTATGAGATTGCTTGGCAAAGAATGGCGAACAGTAGCCCGAAGCGAGGGTTAGACCCTCCTGGATCTTAGCCTCATCGATGGGACTGTGAGATTCCTTCAGCAGGATGACGCCGCTGTCGCCCAGCTCCAAAATGACGTCACCAATAAGCTCTGCCAGCCGTTCGTCTCCATTCAAGGCCACCTTGGCCACTGCTTCCACTTGGCCAATGGTATCCACCGACTGGGACATCTCACCTAGAGCATCGCACACAGCGCGCGATCCCTCGAGAATGCCCTCCCGCAGGAGTTGGACGTTCACCTTGCTCTGGCGCAACACATGCATTCCCTGGCAGGCTATTCCACGGGCCAGAATTGTGGCCGTGGTGGTGCCATCGCCCACCTTATTATTGGTATTATTGGTGGCCTGGCGCAGCAATTGAACTCCCATATCCTGCCGGCGATTCCCCAGCTGCACGTTATTGGCC contains the following coding sequences:
- the LOC6617872 gene encoding protein toll; translated protein: MLTYLPVVWLFFAHLVLRAATGQIIPLPTFCLGLSPQCTCAAEGNVVRFHCPDEYAMLLEVSEPGASLYMSYYASSELQWLPRFNISSLVKIEFDAYIFWPEKFVSELLETLGVQTVKTIIFRDRTLETVVTRDVLNSGDGYMETSQPENITTWHFGSVPGLKKFKFYSHLPELQESIFHGFDNLRDLQLSVNVTTLPGNMLSTVNGTLKTLTIESPGIVSFGNPLLRELQQLRNLSLALIRPSHERDKQLQSHFFGSMTNLEEVRLASATSSVNRTMFKGTNKLQLIKMNGNDDLMELPGEIFLDQVNLKTLDLSCNAIVTLHEDVFKGLGDLTLLDLSKNRLTNLSSTIFAPLTSLNVLRLNKNSLTAMSPSVFQDVVSLNYIEMVNTQFYGATLLMNYEAVVCTNDESCQYKSAEWQCDPRCICWVQRSIGSLIVDCRGTSLGQLPHLPRTTLLSTVLKVGNNSLTSLPTVSEHSGYANVSGLFLSDNNLTTLGSGDQLPENLIHLDVRGNQIQSLSEEFILFLQEPNNTMTLSLSGNPISCGCESLSLLFFVRTNPQRVRDIADIVCTKQKKAFQQMEAFELCPSYVLLISCVVGGLVIVICLLTVFYLMFQQELKIWMYNNNLCLWWVSEEELDKDKTYDAFISYSHKDEELISKLLPKLESGPHPFRLCLHDRDWLVGDCIPEQIVRTVDDSKRVIIVLSQHFIDSVWARMEFRIAYQATLQDKRKRIIIILYRELEHMNGIDSELRAYLKLNTYLKWGDPLFWSKLCYAMPHNRRVLKGQKKHAGPLI
- the LOC6617873 gene encoding very-long-chain (3R)-3-hydroxyacyl-CoA dehydratase 3, which produces MANLSPFVYWSQTKQTLLLKVDLKDAKGAIADFSPVSVNFSANGHGARGVNAYKFDLHFYALIDDENATFVVSDNKIELQIRKLEPEWWPRLVATPQKPHWLKIDFDRWRTEDDVEVEEKPRDVRQDYEKEYADLQKSELGYIKEKTKKVYMIFYNLAMFVGYLYIMVVMGVLYYRDGVDSIGKTYANVGNAFKFIQLLQYLEVMHPMFGYTKGSPVVPFFQVSGRNFILYLMIDMEPRMYAKPVVFYVFIIWSLVELVRYPYYLAQLLGREVGLLTWLRYTIWIPLYPMGILCEGIIVLRNIPYIEETKRFTVEMPNSWNITFDMALFLKIYLMLLIVPGSYLVMSHMAKLRSKKLGKGRAKRQQHLHAD
- the LOC6617874 gene encoding heat shock protein 60A, producing the protein MLSRFGRSGWTGVRSFANDIRFGAEARCLLMQGVNVLANAVATTLGPKGRNVLIEQLLISPRITKDGITVANNVQLGNRRQDMGVQLLRQATNNTNNKVGDGTTTATILARGIACQGMHVLRQSKVNVQLLREGILEGSRAVCDALGEMSQSVDTIGQVEAVAKVALNGDERLAELIGDVILELGDSGVILLKESHSPIDEAKIQEGLTLASGYCSPFFAKQSHTLELENCLLLLTMAKIDQVDQILRALELARLKERPLLIIAKNFGSDLLKILVLNNLQGRVQVCAVKAPSFGDEQCEEMEDLAFATGAHLLEDASSLVDLSEEDLGEVREAVVDAKETHLLQPINVNEEQVQCRIQHIRELIDEAFTDVELDRLKTRLGRLQGQLATIFVGGTSELEVSERKDRFNDALHAVRVAISDGVVPGGGTAYLRCIPVLDELPPTEIMELQVGREIVKDALRLPCYTIARNAGVDPNEVLRRVLKGSGNYGYDASAGEFDDLVVRGIVDPTKVLQSAMTAAAGIASLLATTEVLITRQPTKPKIPKNQVTRDLAKLVGM